From a region of the Danio aesculapii chromosome 4, fDanAes4.1, whole genome shotgun sequence genome:
- the prickle1b gene encoding prickle-like protein 1b isoform X2, translated as MSLESTSGIWPITRAPDMDSRGAKAFGFQRSSTSDDDSGCALEEYTWVPPGLRAEQVQIYFSCLPEEKVPYVNSPGEKHRIRQLLYQLPPHDNEIRYCQSLSDEERRELHMFSMQRKKEALGRGTPKLLPRALQHICEHCKENINGGEMAVFASRAGPGPCWHPACFTCYTCHELLVDLIYFYHNGNIHCGRHHAELLKPRCSACDEIIFADECTEAEGRHWHMKHFSCFECETILGGQRYIMKDGRPFCCGCFESLYAEYCEACGENIGVDHAQMTYEGVHWHATDKCFCCAQCKTSLLGCPFLPKDGRIYCSKDCSLGEDVHASDSSDSAFQSARSRESRRSIRMGKSSRPTEQCQQTKLYTTTDYRTSSLCGDNTETMCHQLERINFTEDNYWRERDEQEAPEDSVEDWAEHEDYMTQLLLKFGDRGVIHTEDTRAAEPWMVKDTETNRTKPEIKISGHNLASKKHHTEMYWAQSQDGLGDSAYGSHPGPASARKIQELEMDQGTVPGFWSEPRQWYEDSLECITSELRKAEHNIGDSMDSLALSNITGASVDGDSKDRQTMYSLQNMKDQEREMEECDNISNVGTLNSSMLHRSANSLRSLNSELDHEETLGQGAREDDEEDRIPPYFGAEPPSPLNLPVLRRTKSQSQPQSRPQQVKFSDDVLDKGYYGALGLRQPPMSERTRRRTYHMEEEAAAAAERRPANRHHHKRRHSRKTRSENALHLPSKNRGKLHVVPQVISSNMPEPRNGILLNHSAHSQHPYHQATSDFPQQGMVRLDQFQDFCDDDEEDDWCSTCSSSSSESEEEGFFLGQPIPKPRSQSFHYYTEDYPTRVTALTPPFGSRTKLKKKGHKGKNCIIS; from the exons GTTCAGATCTACTTTTCGTGCCTACCAGAAGAGAAGGTGCCATATGTCAACAGCCCTGGAGAGAAGCACAGGATCAGACAACTACTCTATCAGCTGCCACCACATGACAATGAG ATTCGATACTGCCAGTCCCTCAGTGATGAAGAGAGACGAGAGCTCCACATGTTCAGCatgcaaagaaagaaagaggcaCTTGGGAGGGGGACCCCAAAACTGCTTCCCAGAGCTCTGCAACATATTTGTGAGCAT TGTAAAGAGAATATCAACGGTGGAGAGATGGCAGTGTTTGCTTCGCGAGCAGGCCCCGGCCCATGCTGGCACCCTGCATGCTTTACTTGCTACACCTGTCATGAACTTCTGGTGGACCTCATCTACTTCTACCACAATGGCAATATCCACTGCGGCAGACATCATGCAGAGCTTCTAAAGCCACGGTGCTCAGCATGTGATGAG ATTATCTTTGCTGATGAGTGTACCGAAGCTGAGGGTCGTCACTGGCACATGAAACATTTTTCATGCTTTGAGTGCGAGACTATTTTAGGAGGACAGAGGTACATCATGAAAGATGGCCGACCCTTCTGTTGTGGATGCTTtgagtcattgtatgcagagtaCTGCGAGGCCTGTGGGGAGAATATTG GAGTCGACCATGCTCAAATGACGTACGAGGGTGTACATTGGCATGCTACTGACAAATGCTTTTGTTGTGCCCAATGTAAAACCTCCCTGTTGGGCTGTCCCTTTCTTCCAAAAGATGGTCGGATCTACTGCTCTAAGGACTGTAGCCTAGGTGAGGATGTCCATGCTTCTGATTCTTCAGACTCAGCTTTTCAGTCCGCAAGATCACGGGAATCTCGACGCAGCATTCGAATGGGAAAGAGTAGTCGCCCTACAGAGCAGTGCCAGCAGACAAAACTGTATACAACAACAGATTACAGGACCTCTAGTCTATGTGGCGACAACACGGAGACAATGTGTCATCAGCTGGAGAGAATTAACTTTACAGAGGACAACTACTGGAGAGAGCGAGATGAGCAAGAAGCCCCTGAGGACTCTGTGGAAGATTGGGCTGAGCATGAAGACTACATGACTCAGCTGCTCCTGAAATTTGGAGACCGTGGTGTCATCCACACGGAGGACACCAGGGCAGCAGAGCCATGGATGGTGAAAGACACTGAAACCAACAGAACCAAACCAGAAATAAAGATAAGTGGCCACAATTTGGCAAGTAAGAAGCACCACACCGAGATGTATTGGGCCCAGTCTCAGGACGGACTTGGAGACTCTGCCTACGGTAGTCACCCAGGCCCAGCTAGTGCCAGAAAGATACAAGAGCTGGAGATGGATCAGGGAACAGTGCCTGGATTCTGGTCTGAGCCAAGGCAATGGTATGAAGACTCATTAGAGTGCATTACAAGTGAACTTCGGAAGGCAGAACACAATATTGGAGATTCAATGGATTCTCTAGCTCTTTCAAATATTACAG GAGCTTCAGTGGATGGGGACAGCAAGGACAGACAGACCATGTACTCTCTCCAAAACATGAAAGACcaagagagagagatggaagaGTGTGATAACATTAGTAACGTGGGCACACTAAACTCCTCAATGCTCCACAGAAGTGCTAATTCCCTGAGGAGTTTAAACTCTGAGCTAGACCATGAGGAGACACTGGGGCAGGGAGCAAGAGAAGATGACGAAGAGGACAGAATACCACCATATTTTGGAGCAGAACCCCCATCTCCACTGAATCTTCCAGTGCTGAGAAGGACCAAGTCACAATCTCAGCCCCAATCCAGACCTCAGCAAGTGAAGTTCTCTGATGATGTTCTGGACAAAGGATATTATGGTGCACTGGGCTTAAGGCAACCACCAATGAGCGAGAGGACACGCAGGAGGACCTATCACATGGAGGAGGAGGCGGCAGCAGCAGCAGAGAGACGTCCTGCTAACAGACATCACCACAAACGCAGGCACAGTCGGAAAACGCGTTCAGAAAATGCATTGCACCTGCCTTCCAAAAATCGTGGAAAACTGCATGTTGTGCCTCAGGTAATCAGCTCAAACATGCCAGAGCCCCGGAATGGTATTCTACTAAATCACTCAGCACACAGTCAGCACCCTTATCATCAAGCCACCTCAGACTTTCCTCAGCAGGGTATGGTCCGACTGGACCAATTCCAGGACttttgtgatgatgatgaagaagatgattgGTGTTCAACATGCTCTTCTTCATCTTCAGAATCTGAGGAGGAGGGATTCTTTCTTGGTCAGCCAATCCCTAAGCCCCGATCCCAAAGTTTTCACTATTATACGGAGGACTATCCGACTCGGGTCACGGCTTTAACGCCTCCTTTTGGCTCAAGGACCAAACTGAAAAAGAAAGGTCACAAGGGAAAGAACTGCATAATTTCTTAG
- the prickle1b gene encoding prickle-like protein 1b isoform X1 translates to MHYAKGPHPMSLESTSGIWPITRAPDMDSRGAKAFGFQRSSTSDDDSGCALEEYTWVPPGLRAEQVQIYFSCLPEEKVPYVNSPGEKHRIRQLLYQLPPHDNEIRYCQSLSDEERRELHMFSMQRKKEALGRGTPKLLPRALQHICEHCKENINGGEMAVFASRAGPGPCWHPACFTCYTCHELLVDLIYFYHNGNIHCGRHHAELLKPRCSACDEIIFADECTEAEGRHWHMKHFSCFECETILGGQRYIMKDGRPFCCGCFESLYAEYCEACGENIGVDHAQMTYEGVHWHATDKCFCCAQCKTSLLGCPFLPKDGRIYCSKDCSLGEDVHASDSSDSAFQSARSRESRRSIRMGKSSRPTEQCQQTKLYTTTDYRTSSLCGDNTETMCHQLERINFTEDNYWRERDEQEAPEDSVEDWAEHEDYMTQLLLKFGDRGVIHTEDTRAAEPWMVKDTETNRTKPEIKISGHNLASKKHHTEMYWAQSQDGLGDSAYGSHPGPASARKIQELEMDQGTVPGFWSEPRQWYEDSLECITSELRKAEHNIGDSMDSLALSNITGASVDGDSKDRQTMYSLQNMKDQEREMEECDNISNVGTLNSSMLHRSANSLRSLNSELDHEETLGQGAREDDEEDRIPPYFGAEPPSPLNLPVLRRTKSQSQPQSRPQQVKFSDDVLDKGYYGALGLRQPPMSERTRRRTYHMEEEAAAAAERRPANRHHHKRRHSRKTRSENALHLPSKNRGKLHVVPQVISSNMPEPRNGILLNHSAHSQHPYHQATSDFPQQGMVRLDQFQDFCDDDEEDDWCSTCSSSSSESEEEGFFLGQPIPKPRSQSFHYYTEDYPTRVTALTPPFGSRTKLKKKGHKGKNCIIS, encoded by the exons GTTCAGATCTACTTTTCGTGCCTACCAGAAGAGAAGGTGCCATATGTCAACAGCCCTGGAGAGAAGCACAGGATCAGACAACTACTCTATCAGCTGCCACCACATGACAATGAG ATTCGATACTGCCAGTCCCTCAGTGATGAAGAGAGACGAGAGCTCCACATGTTCAGCatgcaaagaaagaaagaggcaCTTGGGAGGGGGACCCCAAAACTGCTTCCCAGAGCTCTGCAACATATTTGTGAGCAT TGTAAAGAGAATATCAACGGTGGAGAGATGGCAGTGTTTGCTTCGCGAGCAGGCCCCGGCCCATGCTGGCACCCTGCATGCTTTACTTGCTACACCTGTCATGAACTTCTGGTGGACCTCATCTACTTCTACCACAATGGCAATATCCACTGCGGCAGACATCATGCAGAGCTTCTAAAGCCACGGTGCTCAGCATGTGATGAG ATTATCTTTGCTGATGAGTGTACCGAAGCTGAGGGTCGTCACTGGCACATGAAACATTTTTCATGCTTTGAGTGCGAGACTATTTTAGGAGGACAGAGGTACATCATGAAAGATGGCCGACCCTTCTGTTGTGGATGCTTtgagtcattgtatgcagagtaCTGCGAGGCCTGTGGGGAGAATATTG GAGTCGACCATGCTCAAATGACGTACGAGGGTGTACATTGGCATGCTACTGACAAATGCTTTTGTTGTGCCCAATGTAAAACCTCCCTGTTGGGCTGTCCCTTTCTTCCAAAAGATGGTCGGATCTACTGCTCTAAGGACTGTAGCCTAGGTGAGGATGTCCATGCTTCTGATTCTTCAGACTCAGCTTTTCAGTCCGCAAGATCACGGGAATCTCGACGCAGCATTCGAATGGGAAAGAGTAGTCGCCCTACAGAGCAGTGCCAGCAGACAAAACTGTATACAACAACAGATTACAGGACCTCTAGTCTATGTGGCGACAACACGGAGACAATGTGTCATCAGCTGGAGAGAATTAACTTTACAGAGGACAACTACTGGAGAGAGCGAGATGAGCAAGAAGCCCCTGAGGACTCTGTGGAAGATTGGGCTGAGCATGAAGACTACATGACTCAGCTGCTCCTGAAATTTGGAGACCGTGGTGTCATCCACACGGAGGACACCAGGGCAGCAGAGCCATGGATGGTGAAAGACACTGAAACCAACAGAACCAAACCAGAAATAAAGATAAGTGGCCACAATTTGGCAAGTAAGAAGCACCACACCGAGATGTATTGGGCCCAGTCTCAGGACGGACTTGGAGACTCTGCCTACGGTAGTCACCCAGGCCCAGCTAGTGCCAGAAAGATACAAGAGCTGGAGATGGATCAGGGAACAGTGCCTGGATTCTGGTCTGAGCCAAGGCAATGGTATGAAGACTCATTAGAGTGCATTACAAGTGAACTTCGGAAGGCAGAACACAATATTGGAGATTCAATGGATTCTCTAGCTCTTTCAAATATTACAG GAGCTTCAGTGGATGGGGACAGCAAGGACAGACAGACCATGTACTCTCTCCAAAACATGAAAGACcaagagagagagatggaagaGTGTGATAACATTAGTAACGTGGGCACACTAAACTCCTCAATGCTCCACAGAAGTGCTAATTCCCTGAGGAGTTTAAACTCTGAGCTAGACCATGAGGAGACACTGGGGCAGGGAGCAAGAGAAGATGACGAAGAGGACAGAATACCACCATATTTTGGAGCAGAACCCCCATCTCCACTGAATCTTCCAGTGCTGAGAAGGACCAAGTCACAATCTCAGCCCCAATCCAGACCTCAGCAAGTGAAGTTCTCTGATGATGTTCTGGACAAAGGATATTATGGTGCACTGGGCTTAAGGCAACCACCAATGAGCGAGAGGACACGCAGGAGGACCTATCACATGGAGGAGGAGGCGGCAGCAGCAGCAGAGAGACGTCCTGCTAACAGACATCACCACAAACGCAGGCACAGTCGGAAAACGCGTTCAGAAAATGCATTGCACCTGCCTTCCAAAAATCGTGGAAAACTGCATGTTGTGCCTCAGGTAATCAGCTCAAACATGCCAGAGCCCCGGAATGGTATTCTACTAAATCACTCAGCACACAGTCAGCACCCTTATCATCAAGCCACCTCAGACTTTCCTCAGCAGGGTATGGTCCGACTGGACCAATTCCAGGACttttgtgatgatgatgaagaagatgattgGTGTTCAACATGCTCTTCTTCATCTTCAGAATCTGAGGAGGAGGGATTCTTTCTTGGTCAGCCAATCCCTAAGCCCCGATCCCAAAGTTTTCACTATTATACGGAGGACTATCCGACTCGGGTCACGGCTTTAACGCCTCCTTTTGGCTCAAGGACCAAACTGAAAAAGAAAGGTCACAAGGGAAAGAACTGCATAATTTCTTAG